The Triticum aestivum cultivar Chinese Spring chromosome 7B, IWGSC CS RefSeq v2.1, whole genome shotgun sequence genome window below encodes:
- the LOC123159633 gene encoding OVARIAN TUMOR DOMAIN-containing deubiquitinating enzyme 1 isoform X1 — MAGSGGSPDADDPNCGGDEAEPSRTPQESDDRYSAPASPLSTRPSGQSPGTSVVANEGSASSSATGSDDEDVPTDRYKNPAAASFLLGPSSSTMGASSSSSSDSWIGSDRTCGGASTSSSLDASNYMGFYRNPPSEWMYTQILESSFGWNEYETCDDMRAYSGRDKYEPSQNFSSTIHQKAPLSALAATLISENMKAQTYKLLANYSVYREICPDGNCFYRSFIFSYLEQLEASANEEQRLFCVLEPMGEKFQSLHWFDSYSDLHIAFVCFILECVEQTRELSVSAYQDWLFQESQNEQKFANILSYLRLVTAIEICSKAEKYKPFILDPGYKRNLVGYCRANVIPMKQEAEHINLFALTDVLQVPLQVVYIQDKPTEPNTHIIYESPDSSVPTVTLLYRPGHYDIIYEK, encoded by the exons ATGGCCGGCTCCGGCGGCTCTCCCGACGCCGACGATCCCAATTGCGGCGGAGATGAGGCTGAGCCCTCCAGGACTCCTCAAGAATCCGACGACCGCTACTCCGCGCCCGCCTCCCCTCTCAGCACTCGCCCGTCCGGTCAGTCCCCGGGGACCTCGGTCGTCGCCAACGAGGGCTCCGCCTCGTCCTCCGCCACGGGATCTGATGACGAAGACGTGCCCACAGACAGGTACAAGAACCCCGCCGCCGCTTCCTTCCTCTTGGGACCGTCGAGCAGCACCATGGgagcgtcctcctcctcctcctcggacaGCTGGATCGGCAGCGACCGTACATGCGGCGGCGCCTCGACTTCCAGCTCTCTGGACGCCTCCAACTACATGGGTTTCTACAGGAACCCACCCTCTGAGTGGATGTATACTCAG ATTCTAGAGTCTTCTTTCGGGTGGAACGAGTACGAGACTTGTGATGATATGAGGGCTTATTCTGGGAGAGATAAGTACGAG CCATCACAAAATTTCAGCAGCACAATTCATCAAAAG GCACCTTTATCAGCTCTAGCAGCTACGCTTATAAGCGAGAATATGAAAGCTCAAACCTAT AAGCTTTTGGCTAATTACTCTGTATATCGGGAAATATGTCCAGATGGGAACTGCTTTTACAGATCTTTCATATTCTCGTATCTT GAGCAGCTGGAAGCATCTGCTAACGAGGAACAACGGTTATTTTGTGTACTTGaaccaatgggggagaagtttcaaagtCTTCATTGGTTTGATTCATATTCTGATCTTCATATT GCTTTTGTGTGCTTCATACTGGAATGTGTGGAACAAACACGAGAACTCTCAGTAAG TGCCTATCAAGACTGGCTTTTTCAGGAGAGTCAAAATGAGCAGAAGTTTGCCAACA TTCTCTCGTATCTTCGACTCGTGACAGCTATTGAGATATGCAGCAAGGCTGAAAAGTATAAGCCATTCATACTAGACCCTGGTTATAAGCGTAATTTAGTAGGG TACTGCAGGGCGAATGTTATCCCAATGAAACAAGAGGCGGAACACATCAATCTGTTTGCGCTCACCGATGTCCTGCAGGTTCCCCTCCAGGTTGTCTACATTCAGGATAAACCGACTGAGCCTAACACCCACATCATCTACGAGTCACCAGATTCTTCGGTTCCTACTGTGACACTACTGTATAGACCAGGGCATTATGATATTATCTACGAGAAGTAA
- the LOC123159633 gene encoding ubiquitin thioesterase OTUB1 isoform X2 — MAGSGGSPDADDPNCGGDEAEPSRTPQESDDRYSAPASPLSTRPSDRYKNPAAASFLLGPSSSTMGASSSSSSDSWIGSDRTCGGASTSSSLDASNYMGFYRNPPSEWMYTQILESSFGWNEYETCDDMRAYSGRDKYEPSQNFSSTIHQKAPLSALAATLISENMKAQTYKLLANYSVYREICPDGNCFYRSFIFSYLEQLEASANEEQRLFCVLEPMGEKFQSLHWFDSYSDLHIAFVCFILECVEQTRELSVSAYQDWLFQESQNEQKFANILSYLRLVTAIEICSKAEKYKPFILDPGYKRNLVGYCRANVIPMKQEAEHINLFALTDVLQVPLQVVYIQDKPTEPNTHIIYESPDSSVPTVTLLYRPGHYDIIYEK; from the exons ATGGCCGGCTCCGGCGGCTCTCCCGACGCCGACGATCCCAATTGCGGCGGAGATGAGGCTGAGCCCTCCAGGACTCCTCAAGAATCCGACGACCGCTACTCCGCGCCCGCCTCCCCTCTCAGCACTCGCCCGTCCG ACAGGTACAAGAACCCCGCCGCCGCTTCCTTCCTCTTGGGACCGTCGAGCAGCACCATGGgagcgtcctcctcctcctcctcggacaGCTGGATCGGCAGCGACCGTACATGCGGCGGCGCCTCGACTTCCAGCTCTCTGGACGCCTCCAACTACATGGGTTTCTACAGGAACCCACCCTCTGAGTGGATGTATACTCAG ATTCTAGAGTCTTCTTTCGGGTGGAACGAGTACGAGACTTGTGATGATATGAGGGCTTATTCTGGGAGAGATAAGTACGAG CCATCACAAAATTTCAGCAGCACAATTCATCAAAAG GCACCTTTATCAGCTCTAGCAGCTACGCTTATAAGCGAGAATATGAAAGCTCAAACCTAT AAGCTTTTGGCTAATTACTCTGTATATCGGGAAATATGTCCAGATGGGAACTGCTTTTACAGATCTTTCATATTCTCGTATCTT GAGCAGCTGGAAGCATCTGCTAACGAGGAACAACGGTTATTTTGTGTACTTGaaccaatgggggagaagtttcaaagtCTTCATTGGTTTGATTCATATTCTGATCTTCATATT GCTTTTGTGTGCTTCATACTGGAATGTGTGGAACAAACACGAGAACTCTCAGTAAG TGCCTATCAAGACTGGCTTTTTCAGGAGAGTCAAAATGAGCAGAAGTTTGCCAACA TTCTCTCGTATCTTCGACTCGTGACAGCTATTGAGATATGCAGCAAGGCTGAAAAGTATAAGCCATTCATACTAGACCCTGGTTATAAGCGTAATTTAGTAGGG TACTGCAGGGCGAATGTTATCCCAATGAAACAAGAGGCGGAACACATCAATCTGTTTGCGCTCACCGATGTCCTGCAGGTTCCCCTCCAGGTTGTCTACATTCAGGATAAACCGACTGAGCCTAACACCCACATCATCTACGAGTCACCAGATTCTTCGGTTCCTACTGTGACACTACTGTATAGACCAGGGCATTATGATATTATCTACGAGAAGTAA